The following proteins are encoded in a genomic region of Pseudobdellovibrionaceae bacterium:
- a CDS encoding RNA methyltransferase, whose product MIYKITSSKNDHFKRFKSLFTAKGIKKSNSFFLMGQKLIEDALLNNFYPFSEVIIPDNYPDEKLEALNLNYLSSKYLDDLNPYQRSKAKNEKLQLKDLHGFVLQKELFAQLDIMNTKAPLLVGHCPKIKPININEEAQGLEVLCALGEPHNLGSLFRSCEAFGIKKVILLKESCSPFLPKVIKSSNGAALRLQLEQGPSITQLETYTHVNKSPFVALDLKGQNLATYTWNKNTRLLVGQEGPGLPRNIAVEKVTIPMSPKLDSLNSTVALSIALYDYTAKL is encoded by the coding sequence ATGATTTATAAAATAACTAGCTCGAAAAATGACCATTTTAAACGCTTTAAAAGTTTATTTACTGCTAAAGGTATAAAAAAAAGTAATTCTTTTTTTTTAATGGGTCAAAAATTAATAGAAGATGCATTATTAAATAACTTTTATCCTTTTTCAGAAGTCATTATTCCCGACAACTACCCTGACGAAAAACTAGAGGCATTAAACTTAAACTACTTAAGCTCTAAATATTTAGACGACTTAAACCCTTACCAAAGAAGCAAAGCCAAAAATGAAAAGCTACAACTAAAAGACTTGCACGGTTTTGTTTTACAAAAAGAGCTATTTGCCCAGCTAGATATTATGAACACCAAAGCCCCCTTGCTTGTGGGCCACTGCCCTAAAATAAAACCCATTAACATAAATGAAGAAGCACAAGGCTTAGAAGTTTTATGCGCTTTAGGAGAACCACACAATTTGGGTTCTTTATTTAGAAGCTGCGAAGCTTTTGGTATTAAAAAAGTAATTTTGCTTAAAGAAAGCTGTAGCCCCTTTTTACCAAAAGTTATTAAATCATCTAACGGAGCAGCCCTTCGACTACAATTAGAGCAAGGCCCTTCGATTACGCAATTAGAAACCTACACCCATGTTAACAAAAGCCCCTTTGTGGCCTTAGACTTAAAAGGACAAAATTTAGCAACCTACACTTGGAATAAAAACACGCGTTTATTAGTGGGACAAGAAGGCCCTGGTTTACCCCGTAACATTGCCGTCGAAAAAGTAACCATTCCCATGAGCCCAAAATTGGATTCTTTAAACTCCACAGTGGCCTTAAGTATTGCACTATACGATTATACAGCTAAATTATAA